The Meles meles chromosome 12, mMelMel3.1 paternal haplotype, whole genome shotgun sequence genome includes a window with the following:
- the OAS1 gene encoding 2'-5'-oligoadenylate synthase 1 isoform X3: MKLTDSGSGMGEASVVATRTPVPNLGIMRELEETPARNLDKFIENHLLPDTNFRRQIKEAVHIISTFLKEKCFQGFPHPVRVTKVIKGGSSGKGTSLRGRSDADLVVFLSNLGSFQEQLYKRGEFIWEIKRQLEACQREEVFEVRFEVGSLQWEKPRALSFWLTHPYLPKEVEFDVLPAFDVLGQWTNNGQPNPEIYITLIRECQVLGKEGEFSTCFTELQRDFLRQRPTKVKSLIRLVKYWFQKCKEKLGKPLPQQYALELLTVYAWEQGSKETEFSTAQGFQTVLKLVLNYQQLCIYWTKYYNFENPTIRRYLERQLAKRRPVILDPADPTGNVAGRDSYPWRRLADEARAWLSYPCFKKGDGSPVGSWDVPPQCSHDAVHCPEGRRLGVCHPLSTSEPYGEGLQNHPALPPHLRGRGRSLDPEGRRRLRSQQ; encoded by the exons ATGAAACTAACTGACTCAGGCAGCGGGATGGGGGAGGCTTCAGTTGTGGCCACACGCACTCCTGTCCCCAACCTGGGAATCATGAGGGAGCTGGAAGAGACCCCCGCCAGGAATCTGGACAAGTTCATTGAAAACCATCTCCTGCCAGACACGAATTTCCGCAGGCAGATCAAGGAAGCCGTTCACATCATCTCCACCTTCCTGAAGGAGAAGTGTTTCCAAGGATTCCCCCACCCTGTGCGGGTGACCAAAGTCATCAAG GGTGGCTCTTCAGGCAAAGGCACGTCCCTCAGAGGCCGATCAGATGCTGACCTTGTGGTCTTTCTTAGCAACCTCGGGAGTTTTCAGGAGCAGCTTTACAAAAGAGGAGAGTTCATCTGGGAAATTAAGAGGCAGCTGGAAGCCTGTCAAAGAGAAGAAGTCTTTGAAGTGCGGTTTGAGGTTGGGAGTCTGCAGTGGGAGAAGCCCCGAGCCCTCAGCTTCTGGCTCACGCACCCCTATCTCCCCAAAGAGGTGGAGTTTGATGTGCTGCCTGCCTTTGATGTCCTGG GTCAGTGGACCAATAACGGCCAACCTAACCCTGAAATCTACATCACGCTCATTCGAgagtgccaggtgctggggaaaGAGGGTGAGTTCTCCACCTGCTTCACGGAGCTGCAGCGAGACTTCCTGAGGCAGCGCCCAACCAAGGTGAAGAGCCTCATCCGCTTGGTCAAGTACTGGTTCCAGAAG TGTAAGGAGAAGCTTGGGAAGCCACTGCCGCAGCAGTATGCCTTGGAGCTCCTGACAGTCTATGCCTGGGAGCAGGGCAGCAAGGAAACAGAGTTCAGCACCGCTCAGGGATTTCAGACCGTCTTGAAATTAGTCCTGAACTACCAGCAGCTCTGCATCTACTGGACAAAGTATTACAACTTTGAAAACCCGACTATTAGACGATACCTGGAGAGGCAGCTTGCAAAACGCAG GCCTGTGATTCTGGACCCGGCTGACCCGACGGGAAATGTGGCGGGTAGAGACTCATACCCCTGGCGGCGGCTGGCAGACGAGGCCAGGGCCTGGCTGAGCTACCCATGCTTTAAGAAAGGAGATGGGTCTCCAGTGGGCTCCTGGGACGTGCCT CCTCAGTGCAGCCATGATGCAGTCCACTGCCCCGAAGGAAGAAGACTGGGCGTGTGCCATCCTCTGAGCACCAGTGAGCCTTACGGGGAAGGGCTCCAGAATCATCCAGCCCTGCCCCCTCATCTCAGGGGTCGGGGGAGGTCCCTTGATCCAGAGGGCAGAAGACGACTCCGATCCCAACAGTGA
- the OAS1 gene encoding 2'-5'-oligoadenylate synthase 1 isoform X1, whose translation MKLTDSGSGMGEASVVATRTPVPNLGIMRELEETPARNLDKFIENHLLPDTNFRRQIKEAVHIISTFLKEKCFQGFPHPVRVTKVIKGGSSGKGTSLRGRSDADLVVFLSNLGSFQEQLYKRGEFIWEIKRQLEACQREEVFEVRFEVGSLQWEKPRALSFWLTHPYLPKEVEFDVLPAFDVLGQWTNNGQPNPEIYITLIRECQVLGKEGEFSTCFTELQRDFLRQRPTKVKSLIRLVKYWFQKCKEKLGKPLPQQYALELLTVYAWEQGSKETEFSTAQGFQTVLKLVLNYQQLCIYWTKYYNFENPTIRRYLERQLAKRRPVILDPADPTGNVAGRDSYPWRRLADEARAWLSYPCFKKGDGSPVGSWDVPLAEDIEDSWATREHRMYSPEAYGWHPVVAGRSLSAAMMQSTAPKEEDWACAIL comes from the exons ATGAAACTAACTGACTCAGGCAGCGGGATGGGGGAGGCTTCAGTTGTGGCCACACGCACTCCTGTCCCCAACCTGGGAATCATGAGGGAGCTGGAAGAGACCCCCGCCAGGAATCTGGACAAGTTCATTGAAAACCATCTCCTGCCAGACACGAATTTCCGCAGGCAGATCAAGGAAGCCGTTCACATCATCTCCACCTTCCTGAAGGAGAAGTGTTTCCAAGGATTCCCCCACCCTGTGCGGGTGACCAAAGTCATCAAG GGTGGCTCTTCAGGCAAAGGCACGTCCCTCAGAGGCCGATCAGATGCTGACCTTGTGGTCTTTCTTAGCAACCTCGGGAGTTTTCAGGAGCAGCTTTACAAAAGAGGAGAGTTCATCTGGGAAATTAAGAGGCAGCTGGAAGCCTGTCAAAGAGAAGAAGTCTTTGAAGTGCGGTTTGAGGTTGGGAGTCTGCAGTGGGAGAAGCCCCGAGCCCTCAGCTTCTGGCTCACGCACCCCTATCTCCCCAAAGAGGTGGAGTTTGATGTGCTGCCTGCCTTTGATGTCCTGG GTCAGTGGACCAATAACGGCCAACCTAACCCTGAAATCTACATCACGCTCATTCGAgagtgccaggtgctggggaaaGAGGGTGAGTTCTCCACCTGCTTCACGGAGCTGCAGCGAGACTTCCTGAGGCAGCGCCCAACCAAGGTGAAGAGCCTCATCCGCTTGGTCAAGTACTGGTTCCAGAAG TGTAAGGAGAAGCTTGGGAAGCCACTGCCGCAGCAGTATGCCTTGGAGCTCCTGACAGTCTATGCCTGGGAGCAGGGCAGCAAGGAAACAGAGTTCAGCACCGCTCAGGGATTTCAGACCGTCTTGAAATTAGTCCTGAACTACCAGCAGCTCTGCATCTACTGGACAAAGTATTACAACTTTGAAAACCCGACTATTAGACGATACCTGGAGAGGCAGCTTGCAAAACGCAG GCCTGTGATTCTGGACCCGGCTGACCCGACGGGAAATGTGGCGGGTAGAGACTCATACCCCTGGCGGCGGCTGGCAGACGAGGCCAGGGCCTGGCTGAGCTACCCATGCTTTAAGAAAGGAGATGGGTCTCCAGTGGGCTCCTGGGACGTGCCT CTTGCGGAAGACATCGAAGATAGCTGGGCAACTCGTGAGCACAGGATGTATTCTCCCGAGGCTTATGGATGGCACCCTGTAGTTGCTGGGAGGAGCCTCAGTGCAGCCATGATGCAGTCCACTGCCCCGAAGGAAGAAGACTGGGCGTGTGCCATCCTCTGA
- the OAS1 gene encoding 2'-5'-oligoadenylate synthase 1 isoform X2, which translates to MKLTDSGSGMGEASVVATRTPVPNLGIMRELEETPARNLDKFIENHLLPDTNFRRQIKEAVHIISTFLKEKCFQGFPHPVRVTKVIKGGSSGKGTSLRGRSDADLVVFLSNLGSFQEQLYKRGEFIWEIKRQLEACQREEVFEVRFEVGSLQWEKPRALSFWLTHPYLPKEVEFDVLPAFDVLGQWTNNGQPNPEIYITLIRECQVLGKEGEFSTCFTELQRDFLRQRPTKVKSLIRLVKYWFQKCKEKLGKPLPQQYALELLTVYAWEQGSKETEFSTAQGFQTVLKLVLNYQQLCIYWTKYYNFENPTIRRYLERQLAKRRPVILDPADPTGNVAGRDSYPWRRLADEARAWLSYPCFKKGDGSPVGSWDVPVRPSASSLLSSPHPLYTAWAM; encoded by the exons ATGAAACTAACTGACTCAGGCAGCGGGATGGGGGAGGCTTCAGTTGTGGCCACACGCACTCCTGTCCCCAACCTGGGAATCATGAGGGAGCTGGAAGAGACCCCCGCCAGGAATCTGGACAAGTTCATTGAAAACCATCTCCTGCCAGACACGAATTTCCGCAGGCAGATCAAGGAAGCCGTTCACATCATCTCCACCTTCCTGAAGGAGAAGTGTTTCCAAGGATTCCCCCACCCTGTGCGGGTGACCAAAGTCATCAAG GGTGGCTCTTCAGGCAAAGGCACGTCCCTCAGAGGCCGATCAGATGCTGACCTTGTGGTCTTTCTTAGCAACCTCGGGAGTTTTCAGGAGCAGCTTTACAAAAGAGGAGAGTTCATCTGGGAAATTAAGAGGCAGCTGGAAGCCTGTCAAAGAGAAGAAGTCTTTGAAGTGCGGTTTGAGGTTGGGAGTCTGCAGTGGGAGAAGCCCCGAGCCCTCAGCTTCTGGCTCACGCACCCCTATCTCCCCAAAGAGGTGGAGTTTGATGTGCTGCCTGCCTTTGATGTCCTGG GTCAGTGGACCAATAACGGCCAACCTAACCCTGAAATCTACATCACGCTCATTCGAgagtgccaggtgctggggaaaGAGGGTGAGTTCTCCACCTGCTTCACGGAGCTGCAGCGAGACTTCCTGAGGCAGCGCCCAACCAAGGTGAAGAGCCTCATCCGCTTGGTCAAGTACTGGTTCCAGAAG TGTAAGGAGAAGCTTGGGAAGCCACTGCCGCAGCAGTATGCCTTGGAGCTCCTGACAGTCTATGCCTGGGAGCAGGGCAGCAAGGAAACAGAGTTCAGCACCGCTCAGGGATTTCAGACCGTCTTGAAATTAGTCCTGAACTACCAGCAGCTCTGCATCTACTGGACAAAGTATTACAACTTTGAAAACCCGACTATTAGACGATACCTGGAGAGGCAGCTTGCAAAACGCAG GCCTGTGATTCTGGACCCGGCTGACCCGACGGGAAATGTGGCGGGTAGAGACTCATACCCCTGGCGGCGGCTGGCAGACGAGGCCAGGGCCTGGCTGAGCTACCCATGCTTTAAGAAAGGAGATGGGTCTCCAGTGGGCTCCTGGGACGTGCCTGTGAGACCTTCTGCTTCCTCCCTGttatcctccccccaccccctctacaCAGCATGGGCCATGTGA